A genomic window from Streptomyces sp. NBC_01429 includes:
- a CDS encoding carbohydrate ABC transporter permease has product MTTTDIPVAPAREGHGKPPKKRGGRRREGAAWVFLSPWVLGASVLTLLPMAVSLYLSFTDYDMFNAPRWVGLRNYVQMFTEDPRYWRSVGSTLTYVVIAVPLQLAVALAVALALKFMRRGKAFYRSAFYAPSLLGASMSIALVWRAIFNDGGTVDNLLGTGGWVNRPGWAMLAVALLTVWQFGAPMVIFLAGLQQIPGELYEAAAVDGAGRWRQFLSITLPMLSPVVFFNLVLQTIQAFQVFTPAFAVSGGKGGPADSTLFYTLYLYDRGFVASHMGYASAMAWVLLLVIGAVTAVMFRTSRSWVFYADEEGR; this is encoded by the coding sequence ATGACCACCACCGACATACCCGTGGCCCCGGCGCGCGAGGGGCACGGAAAGCCGCCGAAGAAGCGCGGCGGACGACGGCGCGAGGGCGCCGCCTGGGTGTTCCTCTCCCCCTGGGTGCTGGGCGCGAGCGTGCTGACGCTGCTGCCGATGGCCGTGTCGCTGTACCTGTCGTTCACGGACTACGACATGTTCAACGCGCCGCGCTGGGTGGGGCTGCGCAACTACGTCCAGATGTTCACCGAGGACCCCCGTTACTGGCGCTCGGTCGGCTCGACCCTGACCTATGTCGTGATCGCCGTGCCGCTGCAACTGGCGGTGGCGCTGGCCGTCGCGCTCGCGCTGAAGTTCATGCGGCGCGGCAAGGCGTTCTACCGTTCGGCGTTCTACGCGCCCTCGCTGCTCGGCGCCTCGATGTCGATCGCTCTCGTCTGGCGGGCGATCTTCAACGACGGCGGTACGGTCGACAACCTGCTGGGCACGGGCGGCTGGGTCAACCGGCCCGGCTGGGCGATGCTGGCCGTGGCGCTGCTGACGGTGTGGCAGTTCGGCGCGCCCATGGTGATCTTCCTGGCGGGGCTCCAGCAGATCCCCGGCGAGCTGTACGAGGCGGCGGCGGTGGACGGGGCGGGCCGGTGGCGGCAGTTCCTGTCCATCACGCTGCCGATGCTCTCGCCGGTGGTCTTCTTCAACCTCGTCCTCCAGACCATCCAGGCGTTCCAGGTCTTCACCCCGGCCTTCGCGGTCAGCGGCGGCAAGGGCGGACCGGCCGACTCGACGCTCTTCTACACGCTCTATCTCTACGACCGCGGCTTCGTCGCTTCCCACATGGGCTACGCCTCCGCCATGGCCTGGGTGCTGCTGCTGGTCATCGGCGCGGTCACCGCGGTGATGTTCCGCACCTCGCGCTCCTGGGTCTTCTACGCCGATGAGGAGGGCCGATGA
- a CDS encoding carbohydrate ABC transporter permease: MTAIPPTGTTPPAAAPRRSVPWPRVALHAGALAVLAVMLYPLAWLLATSLKPAKEVIASLNLLPSHLEWSNYTTALEGVNGVSVWQLLTNSLLIAGGAVLGNVLSCSLAAYAFARLRFRFRGPLFAFMIATIMLPHHAVLIPQYIIFNQLGMVNTYWPLILPKFLATEAFFVFLIVQFMRGLPRELEEAARIDGCGPFRSFFLIILPLTRPALITTAIFTFIWTWNDFFTQLIYLFSPEKFTLTLALRSFVDASSQSAFGPMFAMSVIALLPIVLFFLAFQRFLVEGMASSGVKG; this comes from the coding sequence ATGACCGCCATCCCGCCCACCGGGACCACCCCGCCCGCCGCCGCGCCCCGCCGGTCCGTGCCCTGGCCCCGGGTGGCGCTGCACGCCGGCGCCCTGGCCGTGCTCGCGGTGATGCTGTATCCGCTGGCCTGGCTGCTGGCGACCTCGCTCAAGCCGGCCAAGGAGGTGATCGCCAGCCTCAATCTGCTGCCCAGCCATCTGGAGTGGTCGAACTACACGACCGCCCTGGAAGGGGTGAACGGGGTGAGTGTCTGGCAGTTGCTGACCAACTCACTGCTGATCGCGGGCGGCGCCGTCCTCGGAAACGTACTGAGCTGTTCGCTGGCTGCCTACGCCTTCGCGCGGCTGCGATTCCGCTTCCGGGGACCGCTGTTCGCCTTCATGATCGCGACGATCATGCTGCCGCACCACGCGGTGCTGATCCCGCAGTACATCATCTTCAACCAGCTGGGCATGGTGAACACCTACTGGCCGCTGATCCTGCCGAAGTTCCTGGCGACCGAGGCGTTCTTCGTCTTCCTCATCGTGCAGTTCATGCGGGGGCTGCCCCGGGAGCTGGAGGAGGCGGCCAGGATCGACGGCTGCGGCCCGTTCCGGAGCTTCTTCCTGATCATCCTGCCGCTCACCAGGCCCGCGCTGATCACCACGGCGATCTTCACCTTCATCTGGACCTGGAACGACTTCTTCACCCAGCTGATCTATCTCTTCTCGCCCGAGAAGTTCACCCTGACGCTGGCGCTGCGCTCGTTCGTGGACGCGTCCAGCCAGTCGGCGTTCGGGCCGATGTTCGCGATGTCGGTGATCGCGCTGCTGCCGATCGTGCTGTTCTTCCTCGCCTTCCAGCGGTTCCTGGTCGAGGGTATGGCCAGCTCGGGGGTGAAGGGATGA
- a CDS encoding lysyl oxidase family protein, whose product MTRHHHDRLRRSAIAGAATLSVVAGVAGAAPIAGAAEPGPRLSLLAASKTVTLDRWEGEPGVYLDLGTYITAEGGPLEFRVTRASYEEPVVARQIVREGGTSRTTTLPEGLVKDFSGLPDFLRVSFEDASGKEVLNTTEKFCPNNASGRIRPDAPSVSPYPESCPTNPFTLGSVWGVENGWATNTNQGWDSEPVDLPAGEYTAKVSVAENYRELFGMGDEQRTVKVTVRERNWDDEGGRGGLAKSSDSAHSGHSAHSGHGAHAAAPPGQSLGASGHTGHQSRGADAPTPPAAPHALVAGPRAAQAGDGPGRTDGSRIAPALKAEAKRPTGRASVPDVPMPDLRALPAYDIAVTDGEDGDVPGKDYLAFSANVWNAGPAPLVVDGFRSPGEDLMDAYQYFHDAQGKQVGYAPAGTMEWDARIGHEHWHFTDFASYRLLGADQKEVVRSGKEAFCLANTDAIDYTVENANWHPNNTDLSTACGVENSISVREVLDVGSGDTYTQYRPGQSFEITDLPNGTYYIEVIANPENRLHETDLTNNVALREVVLSGEPGARTVTVPPHHLVDAP is encoded by the coding sequence ATGACAAGACACCACCACGACCGGCTACGCCGTTCGGCCATAGCCGGCGCCGCGACGCTCTCCGTCGTCGCGGGCGTGGCCGGAGCGGCTCCGATAGCGGGGGCGGCCGAGCCCGGTCCCCGGCTGAGCCTGCTCGCCGCCTCCAAGACGGTCACACTGGACCGCTGGGAGGGCGAGCCGGGGGTCTACCTGGACCTCGGCACGTACATCACGGCCGAGGGCGGGCCGCTGGAGTTCCGGGTGACCCGCGCGTCCTACGAGGAACCCGTGGTCGCCCGGCAGATCGTCCGCGAGGGGGGCACGTCGCGGACCACGACGCTTCCGGAGGGTCTGGTCAAGGACTTCTCCGGGCTGCCGGACTTCCTCCGGGTGAGCTTCGAGGACGCGTCCGGCAAGGAGGTCCTGAACACCACCGAGAAGTTCTGTCCGAACAACGCCTCGGGACGGATCCGGCCCGACGCCCCGTCCGTGTCGCCGTATCCCGAGAGCTGCCCCACCAATCCCTTCACGCTCGGCTCGGTGTGGGGCGTCGAGAACGGCTGGGCGACCAACACCAACCAGGGCTGGGACTCCGAGCCGGTCGATCTGCCGGCCGGGGAGTACACCGCCAAGGTCTCGGTCGCGGAGAACTACCGGGAGCTGTTCGGCATGGGCGACGAGCAGCGGACGGTGAAGGTGACCGTCCGCGAGCGCAACTGGGACGACGAGGGCGGCAGGGGAGGCCTGGCGAAGTCCTCCGACTCCGCGCACTCCGGCCACTCCGCGCATTCCGGCCACGGCGCCCACGCCGCGGCCCCTCCCGGGCAGTCCCTGGGCGCGAGCGGCCACACGGGCCATCAGAGCCGGGGCGCCGACGCCCCCACGCCGCCCGCGGCGCCGCACGCGCTCGTGGCCGGTCCCCGGGCCGCTCAGGCGGGTGACGGGCCGGGCCGTACGGACGGCTCCCGGATCGCGCCGGCGCTCAAGGCCGAGGCCAAGCGCCCCACCGGCCGCGCGAGCGTGCCCGACGTGCCCATGCCCGACCTCCGCGCGCTGCCCGCGTACGACATCGCCGTGACCGACGGCGAGGACGGCGACGTCCCCGGCAAGGACTATCTCGCCTTCAGCGCCAATGTGTGGAACGCGGGCCCCGCGCCCCTGGTCGTGGACGGCTTCCGCAGTCCCGGCGAGGACCTGATGGACGCCTACCAGTACTTCCACGACGCCCAGGGCAAGCAGGTCGGCTACGCCCCCGCGGGCACCATGGAGTGGGACGCGCGCATCGGGCACGAGCACTGGCACTTCACCGACTTCGCCAGCTACCGGCTGCTCGGCGCCGACCAGAAGGAGGTCGTGCGCAGTGGCAAGGAGGCGTTCTGCCTCGCCAACACCGACGCCATCGACTACACGGTGGAGAACGCCAACTGGCACCCGAACAACACGGATCTGTCCACCGCCTGCGGGGTGGAGAACTCGATCTCCGTACGTGAGGTGCTCGACGTCGGCTCCGGCGACACGTACACGCAGTACCGTCCCGGCCAGTCCTTCGAGATCACCGATCTGCCCAACGGCACCTACTACATCGAAGTGATCGCCAACCCGGAGAACCGGCTCCACGAGACGGATCTGACCAACAACGTCGCGCTGCGCGAGGTCGTCCTGAGCGGGGAGCCCGGCGCCCGTACGGTGACGGTGCCTCCGCACCACCTCGTCGACGCTCCCTGA
- a CDS encoding RNA polymerase sigma factor — protein sequence MRVHNQPGPDVVSAARAGDQRAVDALITGYLPLIYNIVGRALDGHADVDDVVQETMLRVLNGLAGLEDPRRFRSWAVAIAMNQIRERWRARSAGAVPGPLDETPETADPGADFVDLTILELRLSGQRREVAEATRWLEAEERELLSLWWLETAGQLTRAETTESLGLPGHHVAVRVQRMKARLEAARLVVRALGARPRCDDLVLLTVDWDGVPGALWRKRLARHVRECPRCAVQQSELLPAEGLLARLALLPLPVALAVRDLLPGAIGTGAAGAGASTAGTGTGAVGAGAHTAGAHTAGAPTAGAHGAAASGTSVPAGSAGSATLAAKPAALLAAGVLALGGGAALVYQAPWEGGEHRATPAPASSPATDRVTRGSASPSLSPSLVAVASSPAATSRPKPSTSASASAAASPAGGTYGTAVDRPDPAPRPDARPAPLPRRAGSGVTMTSFPGKVSGENGYQIVHRGEWVTIRGTGYFTVRWDLMYMERPGGLTMPSWTGLRGELFHVASGGGHRMDDAQPGTPSGHTWQGNPDEGSIDLPSGAQVMWRDEYFHLDGEVTVHLNETDADYNLDVLPMSWDAVSADLTRPPASDGADGRVRYGFVRDTGDDGAPVPQYLTRETPADPLTVRQQSTVQ from the coding sequence ATGAGGGTGCACAACCAGCCGGGGCCCGATGTGGTGAGCGCCGCGCGGGCCGGGGACCAGCGCGCCGTGGACGCGCTGATCACCGGTTATCTGCCGCTGATCTACAACATCGTGGGGCGGGCCCTCGACGGTCACGCGGACGTCGACGACGTCGTGCAGGAGACCATGCTGCGGGTGCTCAACGGGCTGGCGGGCCTGGAGGACCCCCGGCGGTTCCGCTCCTGGGCGGTGGCCATCGCCATGAACCAGATACGCGAGCGCTGGCGCGCGCGGTCGGCCGGCGCCGTACCGGGACCGCTGGACGAGACGCCGGAAACGGCCGACCCCGGCGCGGACTTCGTCGATCTGACCATCCTGGAACTGCGGCTCTCCGGTCAGCGGCGCGAGGTGGCGGAGGCGACGCGCTGGCTGGAGGCCGAGGAGCGCGAGCTGCTGTCGCTGTGGTGGCTGGAGACGGCGGGGCAGCTCACCCGGGCCGAGACCACCGAGTCGCTGGGGCTGCCGGGACACCATGTCGCGGTCCGCGTGCAGCGGATGAAGGCACGGCTGGAGGCGGCCCGGCTGGTGGTGCGGGCCCTGGGGGCGCGCCCGCGCTGCGACGATCTGGTGCTGCTGACGGTGGACTGGGACGGAGTGCCGGGAGCGCTGTGGCGCAAGCGGCTCGCCCGCCATGTGCGCGAGTGCCCGCGCTGCGCCGTGCAGCAGTCCGAACTGCTGCCCGCCGAGGGGCTGCTGGCACGGCTGGCGCTGCTGCCGCTGCCGGTCGCTCTCGCCGTACGCGACCTGCTCCCGGGCGCGATCGGCACGGGCGCGGCGGGGGCCGGTGCGAGCACCGCCGGTACGGGTACGGGGGCGGTGGGGGCCGGTGCGCACACGGCTGGAGCGCACACGGCCGGTGCGCCCACGGCCGGTGCGCACGGCGCGGCCGCGAGCGGCACCTCGGTGCCCGCGGGATCCGCCGGGTCCGCGACGCTGGCGGCCAAGCCGGCCGCGCTGCTCGCCGCCGGAGTGCTCGCCCTCGGCGGCGGCGCGGCCCTGGTGTACCAAGCGCCGTGGGAGGGCGGGGAGCACCGCGCGACGCCCGCTCCGGCGTCCTCGCCCGCCACCGACCGGGTCACGCGGGGATCCGCGTCGCCCTCGCTCTCGCCCTCCCTCGTCGCCGTCGCCTCGTCCCCGGCGGCGACGTCCAGGCCGAAGCCGAGCACGTCCGCCTCCGCATCCGCCGCCGCCTCGCCCGCAGGTGGGACGTACGGGACGGCAGTGGACCGGCCGGATCCCGCTCCGCGCCCCGACGCGCGGCCCGCGCCGCTGCCGCGCCGGGCCGGGAGCGGGGTGACCATGACGAGCTTCCCGGGGAAGGTGTCGGGCGAGAACGGCTACCAGATCGTGCACCGGGGCGAGTGGGTGACCATCCGGGGCACGGGCTACTTCACCGTCCGCTGGGACCTGATGTACATGGAACGCCCCGGCGGCCTGACCATGCCGTCCTGGACCGGGCTGAGAGGAGAACTGTTCCATGTGGCCTCCGGCGGCGGTCACCGGATGGACGACGCCCAGCCCGGGACCCCGTCCGGCCACACCTGGCAGGGCAACCCGGACGAGGGCTCCATCGACCTGCCGTCGGGCGCCCAGGTGATGTGGCGCGACGAGTACTTCCATCTGGACGGCGAGGTCACGGTGCACCTCAACGAGACGGACGCCGACTACAACCTCGATGTGCTGCCGATGAGCTGGGACGCCGTCAGCGCCGATCTCACGAGGCCACCGGCGTCCGACGGCGCGGACGGACGGGTGCGGTACGGATTCGTCCGGGACACCGGCGACGACGGGGCGCCGGTGCCGCAGTATCTGACCCGGGAGACGCCCGCCGATCCGCTGACGGTGCGCCAGCAGTCGACGGTGCAATGA
- a CDS encoding LacI family DNA-binding transcriptional regulator: MTRRSAGTHGRHTIRDVAARAGVSASTVSRVLGGAYPVSAATRTRVMGAVRDLDYVADARAKAVAGAGTPTLAFVLDDITGPSFTHMAHGVEREATLRGHLCLVCSTDGDADQRLAFVEMMRAQRAAAVILVGGAADTPRERERMIRTAESLRAAGSRLVLCGRPPLGGDAPVTVIEYDNEGGAQAICAYLLARGHRRILYLGGAPDNSTARGRARGYLAAHDALGLDPDPALRIEGDFTRDSGHRRTARALAAGLDFTAVLAATDMVAAGALTALREAGLDVPGDVSLAGYDDIPFARDLHPPLTTVHVPYEELGRLAVRSALGRAPDGSHGADEHLLLGTHVVVRGSVAAPAAGRAGAP, encoded by the coding sequence ATGACGAGGCGAAGCGCCGGTACACACGGCCGGCACACCATCCGGGACGTCGCGGCCCGCGCGGGGGTCTCCGCCTCGACGGTCTCGCGCGTCCTCGGCGGCGCCTATCCGGTGAGCGCGGCCACCCGGACGCGGGTGATGGGCGCCGTACGCGACCTCGACTACGTCGCCGACGCGCGCGCCAAGGCCGTCGCGGGGGCGGGCACCCCGACCCTCGCGTTCGTACTCGACGACATCACGGGCCCCTCGTTCACGCACATGGCACACGGCGTGGAGCGCGAGGCCACCCTGCGCGGCCATCTGTGCCTGGTGTGCAGCACCGACGGCGACGCCGACCAGCGGCTGGCGTTCGTCGAGATGATGCGCGCCCAGCGCGCCGCCGCCGTGATCCTGGTGGGCGGCGCGGCGGACACACCGCGGGAACGGGAGCGGATGATCCGGACGGCCGAGTCCCTGCGGGCGGCCGGTTCCCGGCTCGTGCTGTGCGGACGGCCGCCGCTCGGCGGGGACGCCCCGGTGACGGTGATCGAGTACGACAACGAGGGCGGCGCCCAGGCGATCTGCGCCTATCTGCTGGCCCGGGGACACCGCCGGATCCTCTACCTCGGGGGCGCGCCGGACAACTCGACGGCGCGTGGGCGCGCCCGCGGCTATCTCGCGGCGCACGACGCCCTGGGGCTCGATCCCGATCCCGCGCTGCGGATCGAGGGGGACTTCACCCGGGACTCCGGCCACCGCCGCACCGCGCGGGCCCTCGCGGCCGGGCTCGACTTCACCGCCGTATTGGCCGCCACCGACATGGTGGCCGCCGGGGCGCTGACCGCGCTGCGCGAGGCGGGGCTGGACGTGCCGGGCGATGTGTCGCTCGCGGGGTACGACGACATCCCGTTCGCCCGTGACCTGCATCCGCCGCTCACCACGGTGCATGTGCCGTACGAGGAGCTGGGCCGGCTCGCGGTGCGCTCGGCGCTGGGCCGCGCGCCGGACGGCTCCCACGGGGCGGACGAGCATCTGCTGCTGGGAACACACGTGGTGGTGCGCGGTTCGGTGGCCGCCCCGGCCGCCGGAAGGGCCGGCGCGCCGTGA
- a CDS encoding carbohydrate ABC transporter permease, translated as MTTTDTGPLPATRRPPRSAPAVHSPKAARALTRPQRRAGWLLLAPGLAHMTLFVAVPMLLALGFSFFEYDFLQAPRWVGLDNYRTLLHDDRFHTALWNTTLYTVVIVPVGMALALAIALGLDQKIKARAFFRTAYYLPHMTATVAVAVVWLWLLDPNAGALNNFLALFGVARVNWLGSTTWALPAIMALGIWQGLGTKMVIYLAALQTVPAELKEAARLDGANRWQVFRNVTWPAIASGNLFVLITSVIFSFQVFEQVYVMTRGGPINSTLVLTYDIYLNAFTRLKFGYACAEAVVFLLIIGLVTLAVMRINRGARDA; from the coding sequence GTGACCACCACCGACACGGGCCCCCTGCCCGCCACCCGGCGTCCGCCGCGCTCCGCGCCCGCCGTCCACTCCCCGAAGGCCGCCCGGGCCCTGACCCGCCCGCAGCGCCGGGCGGGCTGGCTGCTGCTCGCGCCCGGCCTCGCCCACATGACCCTCTTCGTGGCCGTGCCGATGCTGCTGGCGCTCGGTTTCAGCTTCTTCGAGTACGACTTCCTCCAGGCGCCGCGCTGGGTCGGGCTGGACAACTACCGCACACTGCTGCACGACGACCGGTTCCACACCGCGCTGTGGAACACCACGCTGTACACGGTGGTGATCGTGCCGGTGGGCATGGCGCTGGCGCTGGCCATCGCCCTCGGCCTGGACCAGAAGATCAAGGCGCGCGCCTTCTTCCGTACCGCCTACTATCTGCCGCACATGACGGCGACCGTGGCCGTCGCCGTCGTCTGGCTCTGGCTGCTCGACCCGAACGCCGGCGCGCTCAACAACTTCCTCGCCCTGTTCGGCGTCGCCCGGGTCAACTGGCTCGGCTCCACGACATGGGCGCTGCCCGCCATCATGGCGCTGGGCATCTGGCAGGGGCTCGGCACCAAGATGGTGATCTACCTCGCCGCGCTCCAGACCGTACCGGCCGAGCTGAAGGAGGCGGCCCGGCTGGACGGCGCGAACCGGTGGCAGGTCTTCCGCAATGTCACCTGGCCGGCGATCGCGTCCGGGAACCTCTTCGTCCTCATCACGTCCGTCATCTTCTCGTTCCAGGTGTTCGAGCAGGTGTACGTGATGACGCGCGGCGGCCCGATCAACAGCACGCTCGTCCTCACCTACGACATCTATCTCAACGCCTTCACCCGGCTGAAGTTCGGCTACGCCTGCGCCGAGGCGGTCGTCTTCCTGCTGATCATCGGTCTGGTCACGCTCGCGGTGATGCGAATCAACAGGGGGGCGCGCGATGCGTAA
- a CDS encoding carbohydrate ABC transporter permease, with product MRNTTMSTARLPRALLYAVLTLGAAVMLVPFAWMVLTALKPAAELGKGTWLPERVRWGNFADAFSAAPFDVYFRNSLLMSVSQTLITVVFASAAGYALARTPIRGRGLFFGLTVGMIMVPVYVILIPRFLIVRSIPFFGGNDWLGQGGTGWLDSWWALIVPGALAPLYIFLARQFYVDLPDELADAARIDGLSEIGIWARVMTPLIKPAVITIAVFQFQSSWNDFLWPLLVTRTDEMRPIQLGLAVFSHADIEVQWNYLMAGTALATLPMIALFLVAQRYFVEGMASAGLKG from the coding sequence ATGCGTAACACCACCATGTCCACCGCACGGCTGCCGCGCGCCCTGCTGTACGCGGTCCTCACGCTGGGCGCGGCCGTGATGCTCGTACCCTTCGCCTGGATGGTCCTCACGGCGCTCAAGCCGGCCGCCGAGCTGGGCAAGGGGACCTGGCTGCCGGAGCGGGTGCGGTGGGGCAACTTCGCGGACGCCTTCAGCGCCGCGCCGTTCGACGTCTACTTCCGCAACAGCCTGCTCATGTCGGTCAGTCAGACCCTGATCACGGTGGTCTTCGCGAGTGCGGCCGGCTACGCCCTGGCCCGTACCCCGATCCGGGGCCGCGGGCTGTTCTTCGGGCTCACCGTCGGCATGATCATGGTGCCGGTGTACGTGATCCTCATCCCGCGCTTCCTGATCGTCCGCTCGATCCCCTTCTTCGGCGGCAACGACTGGCTGGGGCAGGGCGGCACGGGGTGGCTCGACTCGTGGTGGGCGCTGATCGTGCCGGGCGCGCTGGCGCCGCTGTACATCTTCCTGGCGCGCCAGTTCTATGTCGATCTGCCGGACGAACTGGCGGACGCGGCACGGATCGACGGGCTCTCCGAGATCGGTATCTGGGCCCGGGTGATGACCCCGCTGATCAAGCCCGCGGTGATCACCATCGCGGTGTTCCAGTTCCAGTCGTCGTGGAACGACTTCCTGTGGCCGCTGCTGGTCACCCGCACCGACGAGATGCGTCCGATCCAGCTCGGACTGGCCGTGTTCAGCCATGCCGACATCGAGGTGCAGTGGAACTACCTGATGGCGGGGACGGCCCTCGCCACACTTCCGATGATCGCGCTGTTCCTCGTCGCGCAGCGGTACTTCGTCGAGGGCATGGCCTCGGCGGGACTGAAGGGCTGA